TATTGAATTTACTCCGGTCAACCATCGCGCTGAACTTAAAGAATTTATTCAAAAAATGGAAGGCAAATTATGTTGATTTTTGAATTATCTAAAAAAGACCGTCAGGCAGCTGCCCAAGCGCCCAAAATTTCAACCAGCAAATACGCCATTCCCGCTGAATTGGAGCGGAAAACGCCTCCCAAAATGCCCGCTTGCTCCGAATTACAAGTGGTAAGGCATTTTACCCGTTTATCCCATAAAAATTTCTCAATCGACAGCAATTTTTATCCTCTGGGTTCATGTACCATGAAGTACAATCCGCGAGGAGTCCACAAAGCAGCATCGATGGCTAATTTTCTTAATCGTCATCCTCTAGCAACTGAAGAAAACAGCCAGGGTTTATTGGAAGCATTGTATCGCTTGCAAGAGCATATTGCTGAAATTACAGGCATGGCAGGTGTTTCTTTGACTCCCATGGCAGGATCCCAAGGTGAATTTGCTGGAGTTGCGATGATTAAAGCCTATCATCAATCTCGAGGCGACACCGCACGTGATGAAATGCTAATTCCTGATGCAGCTCATGGTACAAACCCCGCTTCTGCAGTCATGTGTGGCTTTAAAATTGTTGAAATATCGACTGCTGCAGATGGCGATATCGATCTGGAAGAATTAAAAAGCAAACTAGGGCCAAGAACAGCAGGCATCATGCTAACTAATCCCTCTACTTTGGGCTTGTTTATGCGTCAAATAAAAGAAATAGCAGCCCTTGTTCACCAAGCAGGGGGGTTATTGTATTACGATGGAGCCAATCTCAATGCTATTTTAGGAAAAGTTAGACCCGGGGACATGGGTTTTGATGTCATGCACTTAAACTTACATAAAACATTTGCTACTCCTCACGGTGGGGGTGGCCCCGGTGCTGGTCCTGTGGCTGTAGGCAAACGCTTACTCCCTTTCATGCCATTACCGGTGGTGAAAAAAACGAATTCCGAATATCAGTGGGCAACCCATCAAGATTATCCACAAAGTATTGGCCGCTTATCCTGTTTTATGGGAAATGCCGGCATTTTGCTGCGCGCTTATTTTTATATGCGTGTTCTTGGCAGAGAAGGGTTACTCCGTGTTTCAGAATATGCAACATTGAACGCAAATTATCTGCTTAAAGAACTCACTAAAGCAGGTTTTACCGCAGCCTATCCAAACCGGCGAGCTTCTCATGAATTTATTCTTACTTTAAGTCCAGAAAAGAAAATGTATGGTGTTACTGCAATGGATTTTGCCAAACGATTATTGGATTATGGGGTCCATGCACCAACCACCTATTTTCCACTGCTCATCCCAGAATGTCTGCTGATTGAACCTACCGAAACTGAAAGTAAAGAGGAATTGGATCGCTTTGTGGAGATTATGAAAACCATTAGAGAAGAAGCGGCCACAAATCCTAATTTGGTCAAAGATGCGCCTCATACGCTGCCTGTCAAACGGTTGGATGATGTAAAAGCAGCCCGAGAGTTGGATTTAAATTATTTTGCACATGAGGAATCCAAAGAGAAGTAGCACTATTGTTCCCCCAGGCTCCCTTCTCC
This sequence is a window from Legionella cherrii. Protein-coding genes within it:
- the gcvPB gene encoding aminomethyl-transferring glycine dehydrogenase subunit GcvPB, producing the protein MLIFELSKKDRQAAAQAPKISTSKYAIPAELERKTPPKMPACSELQVVRHFTRLSHKNFSIDSNFYPLGSCTMKYNPRGVHKAASMANFLNRHPLATEENSQGLLEALYRLQEHIAEITGMAGVSLTPMAGSQGEFAGVAMIKAYHQSRGDTARDEMLIPDAAHGTNPASAVMCGFKIVEISTAADGDIDLEELKSKLGPRTAGIMLTNPSTLGLFMRQIKEIAALVHQAGGLLYYDGANLNAILGKVRPGDMGFDVMHLNLHKTFATPHGGGGPGAGPVAVGKRLLPFMPLPVVKKTNSEYQWATHQDYPQSIGRLSCFMGNAGILLRAYFYMRVLGREGLLRVSEYATLNANYLLKELTKAGFTAAYPNRRASHEFILTLSPEKKMYGVTAMDFAKRLLDYGVHAPTTYFPLLIPECLLIEPTETESKEELDRFVEIMKTIREEAATNPNLVKDAPHTLPVKRLDDVKAARELDLNYFAHEESKEK